One window of Magallana gigas chromosome 2, xbMagGiga1.1, whole genome shotgun sequence genomic DNA carries:
- the LOC105348618 gene encoding limbic system-associated membrane protein isoform X2, giving the protein MLFRVILLTLCILVSCITGQTTTIPQRVQVRVGLDTVLQCSTKNTGDSVNWLGPNGVVLFFGSRRLISDDRFTLIQKYRNSWDLQISNVKAVDAGLYKCVPKQREPASDDVAKVFNLEVYVPPRIIPSKSSKDQFVQEGDNTTLICFASGFPHPNIAWHKVSGKEEKLLYEIYGQHQGQFVFSEITRDESGVYKCTAYNGEGMNDTRTMLVDVQYAPTISTNVQVKGLDVQLECMVEWNPQGENIWTKDGEVIVQNWKYEPKIINDTSSQTTMILFINQIEGPTDFGQYSCIARNKYGNAIGNITMPVSTESSPGKVVQTDQVPKKLGSECTFLDQKSPGELFRTI; this is encoded by the exons ATGCTGTTCCGAGTTATTCTGCTTACTTTGTGCATACTAGTATCTTGCATCACTGGTCAAACAACTACTATTCCACAGCGGGTACAGGTGAGAGTGGGTCTTGACACCGTGCTACAATGTTCTACAAAAAACACTGGTGATTCTGTTAATTGGTTGGGACCGAACGGTGTTGTCTTGTTTTTTGGTTCAAGACGTTTAATTTCGGACGACCGTTTTACCTTGATCCAAAAATACAGAAATTCCTGGGATCTTCAAATTTCAAATGTGAAAGCCGTCGATGCCGGATTATATAAGTGTGTGCCTAAACAACGCGAACCAGCGTCAGATGATGTAGCAAAGGTTTTCAATCTTGAAGTTTATGTCCCCCCTCGAATCATACCGTCAAAGTCAAGCAAAGATCAGTTCGTTCAAGAGGGAGACAACACCACATTAATTTGTTTTGCTAGTGGATTTCCTCATCCAAACATTGCGTGGCATAAAGTAAgtggaaaagaagaaaaattgttATATGAAATCTATGGGCAACACCAAGGGCAATTTGTGTTTTCTGAGATTACAAGAGATGAGAGTGGCGTTTATAAATGTACGGCTTATAATGGAGAAGGCATGAATGATACAAGAACAATGCTAGTAGATGTACAGTATGCCCCCACAATTTCAACAAATGTGCAGGTTAAAGGATTGGATGTCCAGCTAGAATGCATGGTAGAATGGAACCCACAAGGCGAGAACATCTGGACAAAAGACGGAGAGGTTATTGTACAAAACTGGAAATATGAACCAAAAATTATTAACGACACCAGTTCCCAAACCACAATGATTCTCTTTATCAATCAGATTGAAGGACCAACTGATTTTGGACAATACAGTTGCATAGCTAGGAATAAGTATGGTAATGCTATTGGAAATATCACCATGCCGGTGTCCACCGAATCATCTCCTGGAAAGG taGTTCAGACTGACCAAGTGCCAAAAAAATTGGGTTCCGAATGCACATTTTTGGACCAAAAATCCCCTGGGGAACTTTTTCGTACCATCTGA
- the LOC105348619 gene encoding uncharacterized protein gives MSGTPMKMSFFSIMVIIISALLIAGVINAQNNQSRLISSLQSGNEPTGLSRNKSLPGTSTSNSLLERDRNKIPPTTPRVKFPDRLDLKGENGKTGWQSKDRVAAILCWYCITTWSPQYCISLCHRHWLR, from the exons ATGTCAGGGACTCCTATGAAGATGTCATTTTTCTCTATCATGGTAATAATCATTAGCGCTTTGTTAATTGCTGGAGTGATTAACGCTCAAAACAACCAGAGCAGGCTTATTTCATCTTTACAATCAG GAAATGAACCCACAGGATTGAGCAGAAACAAAAGTTTGCCAGGAACTTCGACTTCCAACAGTCTGCTAGAGAGAG acAGAAATAAAATTCCTCCAACAACCCCTCGTGTTAAATTCCCCGATCGATTGGATTTGAAAG gagaAAATGGAAAAACTGGTTGGCAATCAAAAGACAGGGTAGCTGCCATTTTATGTTGGTACTGTATCACCACTTGGTCTCCACAGTACTGCATCTCTCTGTGTCATCGCCATTGGTTGAGGTGA
- the LOC105348618 gene encoding limbic system-associated membrane protein isoform X1, with protein sequence MLFRVILLTLCILVSCITGQTTTIPQRVQVRVGLDTVLQCSTKNTGDSVNWLGPNGVVLFFGSRRLISDDRFTLIQKYRNSWDLQISNVKAVDAGLYKCVPKQREPASDDVAKVFNLEVYVPPRIIPSKSSKDQFVQEGDNTTLICFASGFPHPNIAWHKVSGKEEKLLYEIYGQHQGQFVFSEITRDESGVYKCTAYNGEGMNDTRTMLVDVQYAPTISTNVQVKGLDVQLECMVEWNPQGENIWTKDGEVIVQNWKYEPKIINDTSSQTTMILFINQIEGPTDFGQYSCIARNKYGNAIGNITMPVSTESSPGKDKSKSSRKRKIKIQELEMENLRLENTKLQKEIKKMEVETEVLQIKKNFYCVKLQVILNEHPEVVAQMLKDNEC encoded by the exons ATGCTGTTCCGAGTTATTCTGCTTACTTTGTGCATACTAGTATCTTGCATCACTGGTCAAACAACTACTATTCCACAGCGGGTACAGGTGAGAGTGGGTCTTGACACCGTGCTACAATGTTCTACAAAAAACACTGGTGATTCTGTTAATTGGTTGGGACCGAACGGTGTTGTCTTGTTTTTTGGTTCAAGACGTTTAATTTCGGACGACCGTTTTACCTTGATCCAAAAATACAGAAATTCCTGGGATCTTCAAATTTCAAATGTGAAAGCCGTCGATGCCGGATTATATAAGTGTGTGCCTAAACAACGCGAACCAGCGTCAGATGATGTAGCAAAGGTTTTCAATCTTGAAGTTTATGTCCCCCCTCGAATCATACCGTCAAAGTCAAGCAAAGATCAGTTCGTTCAAGAGGGAGACAACACCACATTAATTTGTTTTGCTAGTGGATTTCCTCATCCAAACATTGCGTGGCATAAAGTAAgtggaaaagaagaaaaattgttATATGAAATCTATGGGCAACACCAAGGGCAATTTGTGTTTTCTGAGATTACAAGAGATGAGAGTGGCGTTTATAAATGTACGGCTTATAATGGAGAAGGCATGAATGATACAAGAACAATGCTAGTAGATGTACAGTATGCCCCCACAATTTCAACAAATGTGCAGGTTAAAGGATTGGATGTCCAGCTAGAATGCATGGTAGAATGGAACCCACAAGGCGAGAACATCTGGACAAAAGACGGAGAGGTTATTGTACAAAACTGGAAATATGAACCAAAAATTATTAACGACACCAGTTCCCAAACCACAATGATTCTCTTTATCAATCAGATTGAAGGACCAACTGATTTTGGACAATACAGTTGCATAGCTAGGAATAAGTATGGTAATGCTATTGGAAATATCACCATGCCGGTGTCCACCGAATCATCTCCTGGAAAGG ataaaagtaaGTCATCAAGAAAAAGGAAGATTAAAATCCAGGAGCTCGAAATGGAGAATTTAAGACTGGAAAACACTAAACTGCAGAAGGAAATCAAGAAAATGGAAGTGGAAACAGAGGTCctacaaataaaaaagaacttttattgTGTTAAATTGCAGGTGATTCTTAATGAGCACCCTGAAGTTGTCGCTCAAATGCTAAAAGACAATGAATGTTAA